From a single Planctellipticum variicoloris genomic region:
- a CDS encoding RluA family pseudouridine synthase, whose amino-acid sequence MQFPYIAERTVEHYLTGTRIDTFLAKHLRNYTAWRLHRMVRAGLATVNGAVVSPDQRIFTGQQVAIRLVEPPDDPLPASNIPLEIVAEDPWLIVVNKPAGLIVHPCGETPTGTLANAVQHFLNQQTEVKGLLRPGIIHRLDRDTSGVVAVAKEHLSHRLLSIEFQKERIRKAYLAILDGVLHDDTGLIDLPIGRAAGGVSALMSCRADAVDAKPSRTAYEVVERFPRHTLVKVKPRTGRMHQIRIHFATLGHPIVGDEWYGPFGELKPPRTLPRDQTPPVSLLIPRMALHAVELEFAHPITQDWSRYTAPLPADFQQALQLIRSLPPE is encoded by the coding sequence ATGCAGTTTCCCTACATCGCGGAGCGGACCGTCGAGCACTACCTCACCGGCACGCGGATCGACACATTTCTCGCTAAGCATCTCCGGAACTACACCGCCTGGCGGCTGCACCGGATGGTCCGGGCCGGCCTGGCCACGGTCAACGGCGCCGTCGTTTCGCCGGATCAGCGGATCTTCACCGGTCAGCAGGTCGCCATCCGACTCGTCGAACCTCCCGACGATCCCCTCCCCGCTTCGAACATCCCGCTCGAAATCGTCGCCGAAGACCCCTGGCTGATCGTCGTCAATAAGCCCGCCGGCCTGATCGTTCACCCCTGCGGCGAGACGCCGACTGGCACGCTCGCCAATGCCGTCCAGCACTTTTTGAATCAGCAGACAGAAGTGAAGGGCCTGCTCCGCCCCGGGATCATCCACCGCCTCGACCGCGATACGAGCGGCGTGGTCGCCGTCGCCAAGGAGCATCTCTCGCACCGACTTCTCTCGATCGAGTTTCAGAAGGAACGGATACGCAAGGCTTACCTGGCGATTCTGGACGGCGTCCTGCACGACGACACCGGCCTGATCGACCTCCCCATCGGCCGGGCCGCCGGGGGCGTCAGCGCCCTGATGTCCTGCCGGGCCGACGCCGTCGATGCCAAACCCTCGCGGACGGCGTACGAGGTCGTCGAGCGCTTCCCCCGACACACGCTGGTCAAAGTGAAGCCGCGCACGGGACGGATGCACCAGATCCGGATCCATTTCGCCACTCTGGGGCACCCCATCGTGGGAGACGAATGGTATGGTCCATTCGGCGAACTGAAGCCCCCGCGGACCCTGCCGCGAGACCAGACCCCGCCGGTTTCGCTTCTCATCCCCCGCATGGCTCTGCACGCCGTGGAGCTGGAATTCGCTCATCCGATCACTCAGGACTGGTCCCGCTACACCGCGCCGCTCCCCGCGGACTTTCAGCAGGCGTTACAACTGATTCGATCGCTGCCGCCGGAATAA
- a CDS encoding DUF1501 domain-containing protein produces the protein MLRIGHSQSSVCQGISRRSLLQAGGAGLLGLSLPQVLQAQELAGAAARAKSVIFLFLFGGPSQLETFDMKPGAAAAIRGPYAPIACRTPGMLIGEKLPQLAAMSDKFCVLRTLSHSYNDHSGGAHYIQTGRRWPIPIGAGFNATPQDWPSCGAVSDYVRRQQQGGLGDVPNYMVVPNSLGRLQTYSVQLKRPGEYAGWLGRGYDPVTTVIDKRDTKDNPYFRPCTDEELNYQIENLQTPEAVSLQRLGRRQSLLQEFDAQRRQLDLSGSVSAFDRFQQRALALVTSEKIRTALDIRQESPAMRDRYGRQLFGQSTLLARRLVEAGVGFVTVHWDCPDGYSWDSHTNSKDVGDHLLPGLDQGLSALLEDLEQRGILDETLVVAMGEMGRTPKANANWGRDHWSTLFPAVLAGAGIRGGIVIGESDRDAAYALSPPFAPEDVAATIYHALGIDPELRVLDAQGRPVQLTEGRVIGEVWG, from the coding sequence ATGTTACGGATCGGTCACAGCCAGTCGTCGGTCTGTCAGGGGATCTCCCGGCGTAGTCTGCTGCAGGCGGGCGGAGCCGGATTGCTCGGGCTGTCACTCCCGCAGGTGCTGCAGGCCCAGGAACTCGCCGGGGCCGCCGCGCGGGCCAAGTCGGTGATTTTTCTGTTCCTATTCGGCGGACCGAGCCAGCTCGAAACATTCGACATGAAGCCAGGCGCCGCGGCGGCCATTCGCGGGCCGTATGCTCCGATCGCCTGCCGGACGCCGGGGATGCTGATCGGCGAAAAGCTGCCGCAGCTCGCGGCGATGTCCGACAAGTTCTGCGTGCTGCGGACCTTGTCCCATTCGTACAACGATCACAGCGGGGGCGCGCACTACATTCAGACGGGGCGCCGCTGGCCGATTCCCATCGGGGCGGGCTTCAACGCCACGCCACAGGACTGGCCGTCATGCGGGGCGGTCTCGGACTACGTGCGGCGACAGCAGCAGGGGGGACTCGGCGACGTCCCCAACTACATGGTCGTGCCGAACTCGCTCGGCCGTCTGCAGACGTATTCGGTGCAGCTCAAGCGGCCGGGAGAATATGCCGGATGGCTGGGACGGGGCTACGATCCGGTGACGACCGTGATCGACAAGCGAGATACGAAAGACAATCCCTACTTCCGACCGTGCACGGACGAGGAACTCAACTATCAGATCGAGAATCTGCAGACACCCGAGGCCGTCTCACTGCAGCGATTGGGGCGGCGGCAGTCGCTGCTGCAGGAGTTCGACGCGCAGCGGCGGCAGCTCGACCTGAGCGGCTCGGTTTCGGCGTTCGACCGCTTTCAGCAGCGGGCGCTGGCTCTGGTGACTTCCGAGAAGATCCGGACGGCGCTCGACATCCGCCAGGAATCGCCGGCGATGCGCGACCGCTACGGCCGGCAGCTCTTCGGGCAGTCGACGCTGCTGGCCCGCCGGCTGGTGGAAGCGGGGGTCGGCTTCGTCACCGTCCACTGGGATTGCCCGGACGGGTATAGCTGGGATTCCCATACGAACAGCAAAGACGTCGGCGATCACCTGCTCCCCGGCCTCGATCAGGGGTTGTCGGCTTTGCTGGAAGACCTGGAGCAGCGCGGCATCCTCGACGAGACCCTCGTCGTCGCGATGGGTGAAATGGGCCGGACGCCGAAGGCGAATGCGAACTGGGGCCGGGACCACTGGAGCACGCTCTTCCCCGCGGTGCTGGCGGGAGCGGGGATCCGGGGTGGAATCGTCATCGGCGAGAGCGACCGCGACGCGGCGTACGCACTGTCGCCGCCGTTCGCTCCGGAAGACGTGGCGGCGACGATCTACCATGCGCTGGGGATCGATCCGGAGTTGCGCGTGCTGGATGCCCAAGGTCGGCCGGTGCAGTTGACGGAGGGGCGGGTGATTGGGGAGGTTTGGGGGTGA
- a CDS encoding chemotaxis protein CheX yields MLMKAETTADSRISGPFLRAVDAVFGTLLGSPCVVGTPRPFSPDGVSVDLTSSVTLSGGLEGVISFHAPAETAIQILERMTGLEADGIDNCVLDAMGEMVNMIGGHGKRELEDLALQLGLPRVVAGVDGELLLPDWQEHLWVTLYTDLGPCAVGIAWAMAE; encoded by the coding sequence ATGCTGATGAAGGCCGAGACAACGGCTGATTCGCGGATTTCCGGCCCCTTCCTGCGGGCCGTCGATGCCGTCTTCGGAACGCTGCTCGGCAGCCCCTGCGTGGTCGGCACGCCCAGACCGTTTTCGCCGGACGGCGTTTCGGTCGATCTCACGTCCTCGGTCACATTGTCGGGCGGGCTGGAAGGCGTCATTTCCTTTCATGCTCCCGCAGAAACGGCAATCCAGATTCTGGAACGCATGACCGGCCTGGAAGCCGACGGAATCGACAACTGCGTCCTCGACGCCATGGGCGAAATGGTCAATATGATCGGCGGCCACGGCAAACGGGAGCTGGAAGACCTGGCGCTGCAACTCGGACTGCCGCGAGTCGTCGCCGGAGTCGACGGCGAACTGCTGCTGCCCGACTGGCAGGAGCATCTCTGGGTGACCCTCTATACCGACCTTGGACCGTGCGCCGTCGGCATCGCCTGGGCGATGGCCGAATAG
- the sthA gene encoding Si-specific NAD(P)(+) transhydrogenase — MADAYDLLVIGSGPSGQKAAIAAAKMRLKVALVERRHGLMGGVCLHTGTIPSKTMREAILHLTGYRQRGVYGDRFRQKRHITMDELRRKLSSVVQHEMDVLHEYLDRNQIDLLMGEARFLNPNTVEVSRPGHTQQVTAGKILVGCGTRPARPPHIPFDGETIFDSDELLQLKKIPRSMIVVGAGVIGIEYAIMFATLGVEVTVIDGRERLLDFCDREIVEMLMWHARSLGMVFRLGEDMVRMTRTGERTVIVELESGKRLLAEAALFSAGRVGDTDGLNLPAAGLELDDRGRLWCDENFRTSTPNIYGVGDVIGFPSLASTSMEQGRRAVCAAFDQPFSAARNLPYGLYTIPEISMVGKTEQQLTKERVPYEVGVASFREIARGHISGDETGLLKLLFHRESREILGVHCIGETATEIIHIGQAVMSLGGTMDYFRDTVFNYPTMAEAYKVAAFNGLNKLRLAKMSAPVVMVSTGGEDEILSEIDQLRRELVHEATAAV; from the coding sequence ATGGCGGACGCGTACGATTTGCTCGTGATTGGGAGCGGCCCTTCGGGTCAGAAGGCCGCCATCGCCGCGGCGAAGATGCGGCTGAAAGTCGCTCTCGTCGAGCGGCGGCATGGGCTGATGGGGGGCGTGTGCCTGCACACCGGCACGATCCCCTCGAAGACGATGCGGGAGGCGATCCTGCATCTGACGGGTTACCGCCAGCGCGGAGTCTACGGCGACCGCTTCCGCCAGAAGCGGCATATCACCATGGACGAGCTGCGGCGCAAGCTCTCCAGCGTCGTGCAGCACGAAATGGACGTGCTGCACGAATACCTCGATCGCAACCAGATCGACCTGCTGATGGGGGAAGCCCGATTCCTCAATCCGAACACGGTGGAAGTCAGTCGGCCGGGCCATACGCAGCAGGTGACTGCTGGGAAAATCCTCGTCGGGTGCGGTACGCGTCCGGCCCGTCCGCCGCACATTCCGTTCGACGGAGAGACGATTTTCGACAGCGATGAGCTGTTGCAGCTCAAGAAGATTCCGCGGTCGATGATCGTCGTGGGCGCGGGCGTGATCGGCATCGAATATGCGATCATGTTCGCGACGCTCGGCGTCGAGGTGACGGTGATCGACGGCCGCGAACGGCTGCTCGACTTCTGCGACCGCGAGATCGTCGAGATGCTGATGTGGCATGCCCGTTCGCTGGGCATGGTTTTCCGCCTCGGGGAAGACATGGTGCGGATGACGCGCACCGGCGAGCGGACGGTCATCGTCGAACTCGAAAGCGGCAAGCGGCTGCTGGCGGAGGCCGCTCTGTTCAGCGCCGGGCGGGTGGGCGATACGGACGGTCTCAATCTGCCGGCGGCAGGGCTCGAACTCGACGACCGCGGCCGGCTGTGGTGCGACGAGAACTTCCGGACGAGCACGCCGAATATCTATGGCGTGGGCGATGTGATCGGCTTTCCGTCGCTGGCGAGCACGTCGATGGAGCAGGGCCGGCGAGCAGTCTGCGCGGCGTTCGATCAGCCGTTCAGCGCGGCTCGCAATCTGCCATACGGGCTCTATACGATTCCCGAGATTTCCATGGTGGGAAAGACGGAGCAGCAGCTCACGAAAGAGAGAGTCCCTTACGAAGTGGGAGTCGCCAGCTTCCGGGAGATCGCCCGCGGACACATTTCCGGGGACGAGACCGGCCTGCTGAAACTCCTGTTTCACCGCGAATCGCGGGAGATTCTGGGAGTGCACTGCATCGGCGAAACGGCGACGGAGATTATCCACATCGGCCAGGCGGTGATGAGCCTGGGGGGCACGATGGACTACTTCCGCGATACGGTCTTCAACTATCCGACAATGGCCGAGGCCTATAAGGTCGCCGCGTTCAACGGCTTGAACAAGTTGCGTCTGGCGAAGATGTCGGCTCCGGTCGTCATGGTATCGACCGGAGGTGAAGACGAGATCCTGTCCGAGATCGATCAGCTCCGTCGCGAGCTGGTTCACGAAGCGACGGCAGCGGTGTAG
- the msrP gene encoding protein-methionine-sulfoxide reductase catalytic subunit MsrP has product MPSRRKIWNLPQSQLTEEGVYRQRGLHRREFLAAAGLSVAAAAVGCQAKATPEQLQATKTEPILVAGKSVYPAERNPAFEYGRPETDPQEAAAYTNFYEFSTSKQTYLYVDKFQPTPWTVEIDGLCSQPRKFDLDDLHREFAFEERAYRHRCVETWAMCVPWTGFPLKALLAAVSPKPSATYVQFETFNRPSEAAGISRGFEFPWPYTEGLTIAEATNDLAFIATGIYGEPLPKQHGAPVRLVVPWKYGFKGIKSVVRITLTDKQPATFWNTVAPREYAFEANVDPDVPHPRWSQAREHMLGAGDFYPTVIYNGYGDLVGGLYSA; this is encoded by the coding sequence ATGCCTTCCCGCCGCAAGATCTGGAATCTGCCGCAATCGCAACTGACCGAGGAAGGCGTCTACCGCCAGCGGGGACTCCACCGTCGCGAGTTCCTGGCGGCCGCAGGGCTTTCAGTGGCCGCCGCTGCGGTCGGCTGCCAGGCCAAGGCGACTCCGGAACAGCTCCAGGCGACCAAGACGGAGCCGATTCTCGTTGCGGGGAAATCGGTCTATCCCGCCGAGCGAAACCCGGCGTTCGAGTACGGCCGCCCGGAAACCGATCCGCAGGAAGCGGCGGCGTACACCAATTTCTACGAATTCTCGACGTCGAAGCAGACCTATCTCTACGTCGACAAATTCCAGCCGACGCCGTGGACCGTCGAAATCGATGGCCTCTGCAGTCAGCCGCGCAAGTTCGACCTCGACGATCTGCACCGCGAATTCGCGTTCGAGGAGCGGGCCTACCGGCACCGCTGCGTCGAGACGTGGGCCATGTGCGTCCCTTGGACCGGCTTCCCGCTCAAGGCGCTGCTGGCCGCGGTCTCTCCCAAACCGTCAGCCACGTACGTGCAGTTCGAGACCTTCAACCGCCCCTCCGAGGCCGCGGGCATCAGTCGCGGCTTCGAATTTCCCTGGCCCTACACCGAGGGGCTGACGATCGCCGAAGCGACCAACGACCTCGCATTCATCGCGACCGGTATCTACGGCGAACCGCTCCCCAAGCAGCATGGTGCTCCGGTCCGGCTGGTCGTTCCCTGGAAGTACGGCTTCAAAGGAATCAAGTCGGTTGTTCGGATCACGCTGACCGACAAGCAGCCCGCCACGTTCTGGAACACGGTCGCGCCGCGCGAATACGCCTTCGAAGCCAACGTCGACCCTGACGTCCCGCACCCGCGCTGGAGCCAGGCCCGCGAGCACATGCTGGGCGCCGGAGACTTCTATCCCACCGTCATCTACAACGGCTACGGCGACCTGGTCGGCGGCCTGTATTCGGCGTGA